One genomic window of Moorella glycerini includes the following:
- a CDS encoding DUF72 domain-containing protein, with amino-acid sequence MTGFNADLASASSNKSPVANFRPPTSAIYIGTSGYSYRDWLGYFYPPGLAAKDMLPYYSREFNFTEVNSSYYALPRPQNLEQMARKVPDGFIFAVKAYRTLTHERGDSLASDSRQLRQALQPLVDRGQLGAVLLQFPFSFRNNQANREHLTRLKELLPDVPLVVEFRHNSWVNDAIWDFLQHHELAYTCVDEPALPGLVGPVVRCTAAVAYVRFHGRNAAKWWQHKEAYERYDYLYTPAELKEWLPGIAYLAGQARQVFVAFNNHYHSQAVTNARMLKDLLAGV; translated from the coding sequence ATGACGGGCTTCAATGCGGACCTGGCTTCAGCCAGTTCCAACAAGTCTCCGGTCGCCAACTTCCGGCCTCCGACTTCCGCAATATATATCGGCACCTCTGGTTACAGCTACCGCGACTGGCTGGGCTACTTTTACCCGCCGGGGCTGGCGGCAAAAGATATGCTGCCCTATTACTCCCGGGAATTTAACTTTACCGAGGTTAATTCCTCCTATTATGCCCTGCCGCGGCCCCAGAACCTGGAGCAAATGGCCCGCAAGGTGCCGGACGGGTTTATTTTTGCCGTGAAAGCCTACCGTACCCTGACCCATGAGCGGGGTGATAGCCTGGCCAGCGACAGCCGGCAGTTACGCCAGGCTCTCCAGCCCCTGGTGGACCGGGGCCAGCTGGGGGCTGTCCTGCTCCAGTTCCCCTTTTCTTTCCGCAATAACCAGGCCAACCGCGAGCATTTAACCAGGCTGAAAGAACTTTTACCCGACGTCCCCCTGGTGGTGGAATTTCGCCACAACAGCTGGGTGAATGACGCCATCTGGGATTTCTTACAGCATCACGAACTGGCCTATACCTGTGTCGATGAGCCAGCCCTGCCGGGACTGGTGGGGCCGGTGGTCCGCTGTACGGCGGCAGTGGCCTACGTCCGTTTTCACGGCCGTAACGCGGCAAAGTGGTGGCAGCATAAGGAAGCTTATGAGCGCTATGACTACCTTTATACCCCGGCAGAGCTAAAAGAATGGCTGCCGGGCATCGCTTACCTGGCTGGCCAGGCGCGCCAGGTCTTTGTGGCCTTTAACAACCATTACCACTCCCAGGCAGTAACCAACGCCCGGATGCTGAAGGACCTGCTGGCCGGGGTTTAA
- a CDS encoding HDIG domain-containing metalloprotein, which produces MTRQEALQLMEKHLKNKNLRKHALAVEAVMRALARHFGEDEEKWGLAGLLHDIDYESTKDDPNRHSLVGAEMLAREGLPEEVVYAVKAHNERHGLPRPDLMSKALYATDPLTGLIVAAALIRPEKKLAIVDVPFLLNRYHEKSFARGASRETIAACSELGLSLEDFMHIGLAAMQGIAGELGL; this is translated from the coding sequence ATGACCCGGCAGGAAGCATTACAACTAATGGAGAAACACCTTAAGAATAAAAACCTGCGCAAGCACGCACTCGCCGTGGAGGCAGTCATGCGGGCCCTGGCCCGGCACTTTGGCGAGGATGAGGAGAAATGGGGCCTGGCCGGTTTGCTCCATGATATCGACTATGAAAGCACCAAAGACGATCCTAACCGTCACAGCCTGGTGGGGGCTGAAATGCTGGCCCGGGAAGGTTTACCTGAAGAAGTGGTTTACGCCGTTAAGGCCCATAACGAGCGCCATGGCCTTCCCCGGCCGGACCTGATGAGTAAGGCCCTGTATGCTACTGACCCCCTGACGGGGTTGATTGTAGCTGCGGCCCTCATTCGCCCTGAAAAGAAACTGGCCATCGTTGACGTGCCCTTTTTACTTAATCGTTACCATGAGAAGTCCTTTGCCCGCGGGGCCAGCCGGGAGACGATAGCCGCCTGCAGCGAGCTGGGCCTCTCCCTGGAAGACTTTATGCATATTGGCCTGGCAGCCATGCAGGGGATTGCCGGCGAACTGGGCCTTTAG
- the corA gene encoding magnesium/cobalt transporter CorA, with translation MQRLLIFHQQQGLKENLPPGFQPRQSEEFTWLDLVQPAPAELDLLTDLFHFHPLAVEDCRHPHYRPGMAQYDEYAFLTLRCVKAYQRSLTTALNVFLGPKFIVTVHQEELEFVTKLWHQYRQDPQLFQKGVDFILYSLLEPLTETFFTFFDRTEGKIEYLEEEVFRRPTRQILNQVFTLRRQAIKLRKILGAQRDIINLLAYPEFKLVKPENRVFFLDIYNEMLRLIDQVETFHDLASSTLEIYLSLTSNRLNEIMKVLTVITTIMMPLTLIAGIYGMNFRYMPELEWRYGYFTVLGVMALLAAVMLFFFRRKGWF, from the coding sequence ATGCAGCGCCTCTTAATTTTTCACCAGCAACAGGGACTCAAGGAAAATCTGCCCCCAGGATTCCAGCCCCGCCAGAGCGAGGAGTTTACCTGGCTGGACCTGGTACAGCCGGCCCCGGCGGAACTGGACCTCTTGACGGACCTCTTCCATTTTCACCCCCTGGCCGTAGAAGACTGCCGTCACCCCCACTACCGGCCCGGGATGGCCCAGTATGATGAATATGCCTTCCTCACCCTGCGCTGTGTGAAGGCCTACCAGCGTTCCCTGACCACAGCTCTCAATGTCTTCCTGGGTCCCAAGTTTATCGTTACCGTCCACCAGGAAGAACTGGAGTTCGTAACCAAACTCTGGCACCAGTACCGCCAGGACCCGCAGCTTTTCCAGAAGGGCGTCGACTTTATCCTTTACAGCCTGCTCGAACCCCTGACGGAAACCTTTTTTACCTTTTTTGACCGTACCGAAGGTAAAATCGAATACCTGGAAGAGGAAGTCTTCCGCCGGCCCACCCGGCAGATTCTCAATCAAGTCTTCACCTTAAGGCGCCAGGCCATTAAACTGCGCAAAATTCTTGGCGCCCAGCGGGATATAATCAACCTCCTGGCCTATCCCGAGTTCAAGCTGGTAAAACCGGAAAACCGGGTCTTTTTCCTGGATATCTACAACGAAATGCTGCGCCTGATCGACCAGGTGGAAACCTTCCATGACCTGGCCAGCTCCACCCTGGAAATCTACCTTTCCCTGACCTCCAACCGCCTCAATGAAATCATGAAGGTCTTGACGGTAATTACTACGATAATGATGCCTTTAACCCTCATCGCCGGTATCTACGGCATGAATTTCCGCTACATGCCGGAGCTGGAATGGCGCTACGGCTATTTTACCGTGCTAGGGGTCATGGCCCTGCTGGCGGCGGTGATGCTGTTTTTCTTCCGGCGTAAGGGATGGTTCTGA
- a CDS encoding IS1634 family transposase has product MFPRIITTRRGGHTYHYLVLVESYREKGKVKQRQVGHLGNIDQYSQEEIQRLINKLREFLKEDELGTVKDLQTFGTKHYGIPYVVNFFWERLDLDAFFKNYLQNRQVEMDVALCTKIMILNRLIAPKSKLGVSQWLRQIYLPELEEKQPELHHFYRTLDVLEEMKDYLERHLYNRLTDLLSYQLNLVFYDLTSSYFEGTHCPLARFGYSRDHRPDCRQINIGLLVTPEGMPIAHQVFEGNIPDKVTVAGAIEQLKQKFAIKSCIFVGDRGMLTSHNLEELKEANFRYILGFHKRGREVSDELLARYQNLEEYQLIDGDNPLFYVEVPPEQVQAPPKENLVEGEEEEKENFEPPVRYILCHNPLKAQEDYEFRVKAIEEARIKLQELKDRLARETPRRGRKPTTKGVMLKAAAILNKKGLAPIFDITYDGKSFNFEINEPALAKEALRDGKFLIQTNADLPAEEVIAAYKNLLQVETAFRHIKDFIRLRPIYHYNESRVKGHIFICVLAYLFEKWLEVIHRRYIEDEIFKAKQIPDPESQERELRRWKVAHKSGRRILELLEEIKAVDQQFLDKRIYSITQPGQSQSELLKILGLPLPPKILTFR; this is encoded by the coding sequence TTGTTCCCCCGTATTATCACTACCAGGCGCGGCGGCCATACCTACCATTATCTGGTCCTGGTAGAATCCTACCGGGAAAAAGGCAAGGTAAAACAGCGCCAGGTTGGGCATTTAGGCAACATCGACCAGTATTCCCAGGAAGAGATACAGCGGCTTATTAATAAACTGCGGGAATTCCTTAAGGAAGATGAGCTGGGCACTGTTAAGGACCTCCAGACCTTCGGCACCAAGCATTATGGTATCCCCTATGTGGTGAATTTTTTCTGGGAGCGACTGGACCTGGACGCCTTCTTTAAAAACTATCTCCAAAATCGTCAAGTAGAGATGGATGTGGCCTTATGCACCAAGATTATGATTTTAAACCGCCTCATCGCTCCTAAAAGCAAGCTTGGAGTATCCCAATGGTTAAGGCAAATTTACCTGCCGGAACTGGAAGAGAAACAGCCTGAGTTGCATCATTTTTACCGTACTCTTGACGTCCTGGAAGAAATGAAGGATTATCTGGAACGCCACTTGTACAACCGGCTTACGGATCTCTTGAGTTATCAGCTTAACCTGGTGTTTTACGACTTGACCAGCAGCTACTTTGAAGGTACCCATTGCCCCCTGGCCAGGTTCGGTTATTCCCGCGACCACCGGCCGGACTGCCGGCAAATTAATATTGGCCTCCTGGTGACTCCGGAAGGCATGCCTATTGCCCACCAGGTATTTGAAGGTAATATACCTGATAAAGTAACCGTGGCTGGCGCCATCGAACAACTTAAGCAAAAGTTTGCCATCAAGAGCTGTATTTTCGTGGGCGACCGGGGTATGCTGACCAGTCATAATTTAGAAGAACTCAAGGAGGCTAACTTCCGTTATATCCTGGGCTTTCATAAACGCGGCCGGGAAGTGAGCGATGAACTACTGGCCAGGTACCAAAACCTCGAAGAATACCAGCTAATAGACGGCGATAACCCCCTCTTTTATGTGGAAGTACCACCAGAGCAGGTACAGGCTCCCCCTAAAGAAAACTTGGTAGAGGGAGAAGAGGAAGAAAAGGAAAACTTCGAGCCTCCGGTTCGCTATATCCTTTGCCACAATCCTCTCAAAGCCCAAGAGGATTATGAATTTCGGGTCAAAGCGATAGAAGAAGCCAGGATAAAATTGCAAGAGCTGAAAGACAGGCTGGCCCGGGAAACCCCGCGGCGGGGGCGCAAGCCTACCACAAAAGGAGTCATGCTTAAAGCAGCTGCTATCCTTAACAAGAAGGGCCTTGCTCCAATTTTTGATATTACTTATGACGGCAAGTCTTTCAACTTTGAAATTAATGAGCCGGCTCTGGCTAAAGAGGCTTTGCGGGACGGCAAATTTTTAATCCAGACTAATGCTGACCTGCCAGCTGAGGAGGTAATTGCCGCCTATAAAAACCTGCTCCAGGTAGAAACCGCCTTTCGCCATATCAAGGACTTCATTCGCTTGAGGCCTATCTACCACTACAACGAAAGTCGGGTTAAGGGACACATCTTTATATGTGTGCTGGCTTATCTCTTTGAAAAATGGCTGGAGGTGATACATCGCCGATATATTGAAGATGAGATTTTTAAGGCGAAACAAATCCCTGATCCTGAAAGTCAAGAAAGAGAGTTACGCCGCTGGAAGGTTGCCCATAAAAGCGGCCGCCGTATCCTGGAATTATTAGAAGAGATAAAGGCTGTTGACCAGCAGTTTCTTGATAAGCGGATTTATAGTATCACCCAGCCCGGACAAAGCCAGAGTGAATTGTTAAAAATTTTGGGCCTTCCACTTCCACCTAAAATTTTAACCTTCAGGTAG
- the smpB gene encoding SsrA-binding protein SmpB, translating into MGRQVKIVTDNRRARHDYFILETYEAGIALTGTEVKSLRNGKANIKDSYARVENGELILHDMHISPYEQGNRFNHEPRRPRRLLMHRYEIRRLYGKIREKGLTLIPLKVYFNERGRAKVELALAKGKRLYDKREDIAARDAQREIAKAFRERQKF; encoded by the coding sequence ATGGGCCGCCAGGTTAAAATTGTGACGGACAATCGCCGCGCCCGTCATGATTATTTTATCTTAGAGACCTATGAAGCCGGTATTGCCCTTACCGGTACGGAGGTTAAATCCCTGCGTAACGGCAAGGCCAATATCAAAGATAGCTACGCCCGGGTCGAAAATGGTGAACTGATTCTCCATGATATGCACATTAGCCCTTATGAGCAGGGGAACCGCTTTAACCACGAACCGCGCCGGCCGCGGCGCCTGCTCATGCACCGCTACGAGATCCGGCGCCTGTACGGCAAGATCAGGGAAAAGGGTTTGACCCTGATACCGTTAAAGGTGTATTTCAATGAACGCGGCCGGGCCAAGGTTGAGCTGGCCCTGGCCAAAGGCAAGCGACTCTACGACAAAAGGGAAGATATCGCCGCCCGCGACGCCCAGCGGGAAATCGCTAAAGCCTTCCGCGAACGGCAGAAGTTTTAA
- a CDS encoding coiled-coil domain-containing protein produces the protein MRRQIAWLTIFFFLMAVYIPTSRAVDIKDALRQRLQDSQNQESRILQDILRLDVRLQKTTAESQELAKRLETVQEELRAARAVQARTEADLAAGRKDFGRSLRFFYTYGSSPFITAALFSTNWSDFFIRWELLKHLAGHFYGIVRHNLALARLAREKSNLVAAKEKELEQAREACLAAQKTLAALKEEQEKKLNALRQQNTTWARDLLALEKAWSGALPALQYLLQQLPALPWQSLRPDSIQVDLGRGEVVAAFSQQNLNETLLSSQAQLRDIRLVLPGEVIKIPGPDFEVQGTLQVYGPHQLLFIPQNVAFAGLPLDPSTWTELLPRDKLVLNLPPPDYGLKFKNISLEPGKMLLVLER, from the coding sequence ATGCGCCGCCAGATCGCTTGGCTTACGATTTTCTTTTTTTTAATGGCCGTTTATATCCCGACCTCCAGGGCCGTGGATATCAAAGATGCCTTAAGGCAGCGTCTCCAGGACAGCCAGAACCAGGAAAGCCGTATCTTGCAGGATATCCTGCGCCTGGATGTCAGGTTACAAAAAACTACTGCCGAGAGCCAGGAGCTAGCAAAGCGCCTGGAAACTGTCCAGGAAGAATTGCGGGCTGCCCGGGCCGTACAGGCCAGGACGGAAGCTGATCTGGCTGCCGGGCGCAAAGATTTTGGCCGCAGTTTACGCTTTTTCTACACCTATGGCTCTTCCCCTTTTATAACGGCCGCCTTGTTTAGTACCAACTGGTCCGATTTCTTTATACGCTGGGAGCTACTAAAGCACCTGGCCGGTCATTTCTACGGTATCGTCCGTCATAACCTGGCCCTGGCCAGGCTGGCCCGCGAAAAAAGCAACCTGGTGGCTGCCAAAGAAAAGGAACTGGAGCAGGCCCGGGAAGCCTGCCTGGCGGCCCAGAAAACTCTGGCGGCACTAAAGGAAGAACAAGAAAAAAAGCTTAATGCGTTGCGCCAGCAGAATACCACCTGGGCCCGGGACCTGCTGGCCCTGGAAAAGGCCTGGTCCGGCGCCCTGCCGGCTTTGCAGTATCTCTTGCAGCAGTTGCCGGCCCTGCCCTGGCAAAGCTTACGGCCGGATTCCATTCAGGTTGATTTAGGCCGGGGCGAGGTAGTAGCTGCCTTCAGCCAGCAAAACCTCAATGAAACCCTGTTGAGTTCGCAAGCACAATTGCGGGACATCCGCCTGGTCCTGCCAGGTGAAGTTATAAAAATCCCGGGACCTGACTTTGAGGTCCAGGGTACCCTCCAGGTTTATGGCCCCCACCAGCTCCTGTTTATTCCGCAAAATGTGGCCTTCGCCGGCCTGCCCCTTGACCCCTCCACCTGGACCGAACTCCTGCCGCGGGACAAGCTGGTCCTGAATTTACCACCGCCGGATTATGGTTTAAAGTTTAAAAATATATCCCTGGAACCTGGTAAGATGCTACTGGTCCTGGAAAGATAG
- the rnr gene encoding ribonuclease R has translation MDKEELLCLMRTQSYRPLTAAELMEALGQEDEEAFRELLHSLEQEGYIVRTRKDKYGLPEKMGLVSGRLQASTKGYAFVVPREKEQADVYISALNLNGAMHGDLVLARILPATTGRRQEGEIIRILQRANRRVVGTFTATRHLSFVMPDDARLHQDILIPPGNSLGAREKDKVVVEITRWPEARRSPEGRVVEVLGQAGRPGVDVLSIIKKYDLEPEFPPEVLREADGLSKEFGPRELAGRRDLRDWRLVTIDGADARDLDDAVSLELLPGGNYLLGVHIADVSFYVREGSTLDREAFNRATSVYFVDRVIPMLPPRLSNDICSLNAGEDRLAMTALLTITPRGTVKDYELFPSIIRVRERMTYDAVRRILVDGDPELVERYRELVPDFQLMARLAAVLKRRREKRGAIDFDFPEARVELDDQGLPVAIIPRRRSVAEGIIEEFMIAANEVVARHLYELAVPAVYRVHEEPAPDKMEELNNFLSFFGLQIRPNREGRVNPRAFQEILTAVQGRPEERVISTVMLRSMRHARYAGECLGHFGLASPYYCHFTSPIRRYPDLVVHRILRETWSPGGLTPQCMAELEAFVALAAARASEREKVAEEAEREALDMKKVQYMERHVGATFTGVISGVVPYGFFVELENTVEGLVHVSTLTDDYYHYQEDQLALVGEHTGKAFRIGQPVEVLVARVNVEARQVDFELVKPEATVDTGPGPVAGVKGRQQVKSREKDTSPAVSKTRRKIRGQSRRKRNKATRGRS, from the coding sequence ATGGACAAAGAAGAATTATTGTGCCTCATGCGGACCCAGTCCTACCGGCCCCTGACGGCGGCAGAGTTAATGGAGGCGCTGGGCCAGGAGGATGAGGAAGCCTTCCGGGAATTGCTCCATTCCCTGGAACAGGAAGGCTATATTGTTCGCACCCGCAAGGATAAATACGGCCTGCCGGAAAAGATGGGCCTGGTCAGCGGCCGCCTCCAGGCTTCGACTAAAGGTTATGCCTTTGTCGTGCCCCGGGAAAAGGAGCAGGCCGATGTTTATATCAGCGCCCTCAACCTGAACGGGGCCATGCACGGAGATCTCGTCCTGGCCAGGATTTTACCCGCTACTACCGGCCGGCGGCAGGAGGGAGAAATTATCCGCATCCTGCAGCGGGCCAACAGGCGAGTGGTAGGAACCTTTACTGCCACCCGGCATTTAAGCTTTGTGATGCCCGATGATGCCCGTTTGCACCAGGATATCCTCATTCCCCCCGGCAATTCCCTGGGGGCCAGGGAAAAGGATAAGGTCGTGGTGGAGATTACCCGCTGGCCGGAGGCCCGGCGCAGTCCCGAGGGGCGGGTGGTGGAGGTACTCGGCCAGGCGGGCCGGCCGGGAGTGGACGTTTTAAGCATCATCAAAAAGTATGACCTGGAGCCGGAATTTCCCCCCGAGGTTTTACGCGAAGCCGACGGCTTAAGCAAGGAGTTTGGCCCCCGGGAACTGGCCGGGCGCCGGGACCTGCGGGACTGGCGCCTGGTGACCATTGACGGTGCTGACGCCCGCGACCTGGATGACGCCGTGTCCCTGGAGCTTTTACCCGGTGGTAATTACCTCCTGGGAGTACATATTGCCGACGTCAGTTTTTACGTCCGGGAAGGCAGCACCCTGGACCGGGAGGCTTTCAACCGGGCGACGAGCGTCTACTTTGTGGACCGGGTCATTCCCATGCTGCCGCCCCGCTTATCCAATGATATCTGCTCATTAAATGCTGGCGAGGACCGCCTGGCCATGACGGCTTTGCTGACTATCACCCCGCGAGGTACGGTAAAGGACTACGAACTTTTTCCTTCGATTATCCGCGTCCGGGAGCGGATGACCTATGACGCCGTGCGGCGCATCCTGGTAGATGGCGACCCGGAACTGGTGGAGCGCTACCGGGAACTGGTACCAGATTTCCAGCTCATGGCCAGGCTGGCAGCTGTTTTAAAGCGACGGCGGGAGAAACGGGGGGCCATTGATTTTGATTTCCCGGAGGCTAGAGTGGAACTTGACGATCAGGGCCTGCCGGTGGCCATTATCCCGCGCCGGCGTTCGGTAGCCGAGGGGATTATTGAAGAATTTATGATTGCCGCCAATGAAGTGGTGGCCAGGCACCTGTATGAGCTGGCCGTTCCAGCCGTTTATCGGGTCCACGAGGAACCGGCTCCGGACAAGATGGAAGAGCTCAATAACTTCCTGTCCTTCTTCGGGCTACAGATCAGGCCCAACCGGGAGGGGCGGGTTAACCCCCGGGCTTTCCAGGAGATCCTTACCGCCGTCCAAGGGCGGCCGGAGGAGCGGGTGATCAGCACCGTCATGCTGCGTTCCATGAGGCATGCCCGTTACGCCGGCGAGTGCCTGGGACACTTTGGCCTGGCCTCCCCTTATTACTGCCACTTTACCTCTCCCATCCGCCGCTACCCGGACCTGGTTGTGCACCGCATTTTACGGGAAACCTGGTCCCCGGGAGGGTTAACACCGCAATGTATGGCGGAACTCGAGGCCTTTGTGGCCCTGGCTGCGGCCCGGGCTTCGGAAAGAGAAAAAGTGGCTGAGGAAGCCGAGCGGGAAGCCCTGGATATGAAGAAGGTCCAGTACATGGAACGCCATGTGGGAGCTACCTTCACCGGAGTTATTAGCGGGGTGGTACCTTATGGCTTCTTTGTCGAGCTGGAAAATACCGTCGAAGGCCTGGTCCATGTATCCACCCTTACGGACGACTACTACCATTACCAGGAAGACCAGCTGGCCCTGGTGGGCGAACACACCGGCAAAGCATTTCGTATCGGCCAGCCGGTGGAAGTGCTGGTGGCCAGGGTCAACGTTGAGGCCCGGCAGGTGGATTTTGAACTGGTTAAACCGGAGGCTACAGTGGACACCGGGCCCGGACCGGTGGCCGGAGTTAAAGGCCGGCAGCAGGTAAAATCGCGAGAAAAGGACACTAGCCCGGCCGTAAGCAAAACCAGGCGTAAAATTCGCGGCCAGAGCCGGCGTAAACGGAATAAAGCTACCCGGGGCCGTTCATAA
- a CDS encoding zinc-ribbon domain containing protein: MFYQDKTLTCKECGREFIFTAGQQEFFAEKGFTNEPSRCPDCRAARKARQGGGQRRSDFRFGPRQMYKAICSQCGSMTEVPFEPRGDRPVYCRDCYSSMRVRNYR; this comes from the coding sequence ATGTTTTATCAGGACAAAACGTTAACGTGCAAAGAATGTGGCAGAGAGTTTATCTTTACGGCCGGCCAGCAGGAATTTTTCGCTGAAAAAGGTTTTACCAACGAACCGTCCCGGTGTCCCGATTGCCGGGCCGCCCGGAAAGCGCGCCAGGGCGGGGGCCAGAGGCGCAGCGATTTCCGTTTCGGTCCCCGGCAGATGTATAAGGCCATCTGCAGCCAGTGCGGTTCCATGACGGAAGTGCCCTTTGAGCCGCGGGGCGACCGGCCGGTATACTGCCGGGATTGCTACAGCAGCATGAGGGTCAGGAATTACCGTTAG
- a CDS encoding YkuS family protein: protein MPRRVAVERDLSAIGDHLAENGLEVERVDMTNLTPSRLQGYGAVVISGQTTNFMGMEDIKTKVPVIEAAGKTADEITAMVKERLQLQD from the coding sequence ATGCCCCGGCGGGTAGCAGTGGAAAGGGATCTCAGCGCCATCGGCGATCACCTAGCGGAAAACGGCCTTGAGGTCGAGCGAGTTGATATGACCAACCTGACGCCATCCCGGTTGCAGGGCTACGGGGCCGTCGTTATCAGCGGGCAGACAACCAACTTTATGGGCATGGAAGATATAAAAACAAAAGTACCGGTAATTGAAGCCGCAGGCAAGACGGCGGATGAAATTACGGCCATGGTGAAAGAACGCCTGCAGCTGCAAGATTAG
- a CDS encoding radical SAM protein, giving the protein MRQVDVLKHCNLCPRACGVNRLAGERGFCRAGARPKVARAILHHWEEPCLSGSRGSGTVFFSHCNLRCIFCQNYRISWQGRGQEMAVESLAALFLALQAQGAHNINLVSPTPYSPFLVPALREARKQGLQIPVVYNCNAYESIASLRSLEGLVDIYLPDLKYPDPEPAGRYSHAPDYFNVATAAILEMQRQVGTLVLDDDGLARRGLLIRHLVLPGQARAACRVLEWIKATLPRETHISLMAQYVPVWQAGRCPEINRKLTAAEYETVLDYFENLGFENGYYQELEAATTAYIPDF; this is encoded by the coding sequence ATGCGGCAGGTGGACGTCTTAAAACACTGCAATCTCTGTCCCCGGGCCTGCGGGGTTAACCGCCTGGCCGGCGAACGCGGTTTTTGCCGGGCTGGAGCCCGGCCAAAGGTAGCCAGGGCAATCCTGCATCACTGGGAAGAGCCCTGCCTGAGCGGCAGCCGGGGGTCCGGTACAGTTTTCTTTTCCCACTGCAACCTGCGCTGTATCTTCTGCCAGAACTACCGCATCAGCTGGCAGGGCAGGGGCCAGGAAATGGCAGTGGAAAGCCTGGCGGCCCTTTTCCTCGCTCTCCAGGCTCAAGGGGCCCATAACATCAACCTGGTATCCCCGACGCCCTACAGCCCCTTTTTAGTTCCCGCCCTACGGGAGGCAAGGAAACAGGGGCTACAGATCCCGGTGGTCTACAACTGCAATGCCTATGAAAGTATAGCCTCCCTGCGCTCCCTGGAAGGCCTGGTGGATATTTATTTGCCGGATCTTAAATATCCAGACCCGGAACCCGCCGGGCGTTACAGCCATGCGCCTGACTATTTTAATGTGGCTACGGCAGCCATCCTGGAGATGCAGCGCCAGGTAGGCACCCTGGTCCTCGATGATGACGGCCTGGCGCGGCGGGGTCTTTTAATTCGCCACCTGGTTTTACCCGGCCAGGCCAGGGCTGCCTGCCGGGTGCTGGAATGGATAAAGGCCACTTTACCCCGGGAGACGCATATCAGCCTGATGGCCCAGTATGTACCCGTCTGGCAGGCCGGGCGCTGCCCCGAGATTAACCGCAAGCTTACGGCTGCCGAGTATGAAACTGTCCTCGATTACTTTGAAAACCTCGGTTTCGAAAATGGCTATTATCAGGAGCTAGAGGCAGCTACAACGGCCTATATCCCTGATTTTTAA
- a CDS encoding MBL fold metallo-hydrolase gives MGLVKIHGHTCYIPGATNAGVYTTKSGYCLLIDSGINNTIAHKIKDVLAASGLKPKYLLTTHGHADHFGAHRLLKEFYPGLEILASAGEKIFMEDNLLGVKALYGALPFAEIKIPLLFARPVGVDSTISPGPLKLLDQRIQAIATPGHAAGHLAFLTPDGVLFSGDAVFHPAILAKYPLPFLQDIKAQLATLEALAGLEIKYLLPAHSPEVIADPAPVLASNRRQINACLDRITELLTRPLTREDLLAELAIQENLPMDIPQYFLNLASLSAFLSYLKDQGRVACALESGRLYFYNH, from the coding sequence GTGGGACTGGTAAAAATTCATGGCCATACCTGCTATATTCCCGGCGCCACCAATGCAGGCGTCTATACTACTAAAAGCGGTTACTGCCTGCTGATCGATTCGGGAATCAACAATACCATCGCCCATAAGATCAAGGACGTCCTGGCCGCCAGCGGCCTCAAACCCAAATACCTCCTGACCACCCATGGCCACGCCGACCATTTCGGTGCCCACCGTTTATTAAAGGAATTTTACCCCGGCCTGGAGATCCTGGCATCAGCGGGGGAAAAAATATTTATGGAAGATAACCTGCTGGGGGTAAAGGCCCTGTACGGTGCCCTCCCTTTTGCGGAAATAAAAATCCCTCTTCTTTTTGCCCGGCCGGTAGGAGTAGACAGTACCATCAGCCCTGGACCTTTGAAGCTCCTGGACCAGCGTATCCAGGCCATCGCCACTCCGGGGCATGCCGCCGGGCACCTGGCTTTCCTGACCCCCGATGGTGTCCTTTTTAGTGGCGATGCCGTCTTTCACCCGGCTATCCTGGCCAAATACCCTTTACCCTTCCTGCAGGACATTAAAGCTCAACTGGCAACCCTGGAAGCCCTGGCCGGCCTGGAGATCAAGTATTTACTGCCGGCCCACAGCCCGGAAGTTATTGCTGACCCGGCCCCCGTCCTGGCCAGCAATCGCCGGCAGATTAATGCCTGCCTGGACAGGATTACCGAACTCCTGACCCGGCCCCTGACCCGGGAAGACCTCCTGGCAGAGCTGGCCATCCAGGAGAATCTCCCTATGGACATTCCCCAGTATTTCCTTAACCTGGCCAGCCTGTCGGCCTTTCTAAGCTACTTGAAGGACCAGGGCCGGGTTGCCTGCGCCCTGGAAAGCGGGAGGCTTTATTTTTACAACCATTAA
- the secG gene encoding preprotein translocase subunit SecG, with protein MASRQRSREVKVLLHTIILVLDMLVALGLIATVLLQSGRSAGMSGAIAGGAEAIFGKKKGLDEFLSKVSAVLAGLFLLLTLLLSVI; from the coding sequence ATGGCGTCACGGCAGCGCAGCAGGGAGGTGAAGGTTTTGCTGCATACCATTATCCTGGTTCTTGATATGCTGGTAGCCCTGGGACTGATAGCCACAGTCCTTTTACAGTCCGGTCGCAGTGCCGGTATGTCCGGTGCCATTGCCGGCGGCGCGGAAGCCATCTTTGGCAAGAAGAAGGGCCTTGATGAATTTCTCAGCAAGGTGTCAGCAGTCCTGGCCGGTTTGTTCCTGTTGCTGACTTTACTCCTCTCGGTTATTTGA